CATTTCATACAAACACTTGTTACTAAGGTCTTAACATTAAGTAATTTCCAAATTATGAAGCTGCTCCAAATAAATACTAACATTTCCTGTCCAACTATGGACCTACATTTGTTAAAATTCTGACACTtcaaaaaaatgcaaatcttAACAGAATACTAAATGTACTTTTGCAATGCTAAAGATAAATCATTTGCTCAGCTAATCTTTTACCTGAGAATTGGTGTCAACAGCACCAAGACTAACACCATTATTGCAGTTCCAGAAACGGATGTGTCTATCAGCTGTACCTCCACCACTTGCAAGAACATTATTCTGCCATGGACACCAAGCTAAAGCCTGAaaggttaatgaaaaaaaaaaattaacacagtGGTACTGttactaaataaatataacatttcaaagcatttataataaaaatgtgttatttGACTCATAAAATAGATCAAAGATGCCTGAGTCTCTTTTTTTGCAATACATTAATTTACAGctccgataaaaaaaaaaaacaatcaagaaTCCTGGACTTAAACCTATGACTTATTATGTTTAcagattttattatttcacttaATTCTTTATTTCCTCAATAACTTCATGCTCCGCAAAAATCTTTAAAACTAGGCTATGTAACTGTATGAGTGCACATACTTTGTACATGTTCTGTTGTTTTGGAAACTTTTGtcacaaatgttttgtttcacatgtttcagATACTCCATCAGATTGGAAGATAATTAGAACCTTGCACAAACCTCTAGCAAGGCGACAAGGGATGGCAGGATTTGAGCCTGGGACTAACAATCGACCATAGCACACAACCATTGCAGGCATCTAATTTtaagataggcctacatgtttcaTAGTAAAATAAAGCCAGCCAGTAacatttaacacatttatgtaatCTAAGAAAAATATGGATCATTTACACATGAATAAATAATGTTAAGATAGACGAGAGCTGATGCAGACATTATTTTTCACAGCTTGAAAGACATTCATACACACTGGGTGGTCTGTGGGACATTCACATCTATATTTCTTGTAAAAGATAGTATTGAGATACAGACACCAAAAAATgagtttttaattaatttgttttactaTGCTGgatctcttattttttttatcattttcctgcaaatttttttttttttttatattaaggcCTCTTACCTTAACAGCTGCTTGGTGTTGGTTAAAAGTATGCAAAGTTTCCCCTGCAGTTAAAAGAGATCCTGATCCAGCCTGCCAAATGTTGATCAAATTATCATTTCCTCCACTGGCTAAGTATTTACCATTGGGTGACCACTCCAGACCACAGACCTCTTGAGTGTGTCCTAGAAGGGTTCCCACATGATGCTGTGCAACCCTCACATCGTGATGATGTATACCACCAGTGCGACAAccacttaaaataaataaacaaccacttaaaaaaaataaatcataaacTTATgtgggtttttatttttttaaaagatatagatctaaattgtagaactaaaattgtttaaaggttcaattttttgtttgttacacatcaaacaatttttatttataatgtgtTTTTATAGTACATCAATATAGATTTATGagatatattaaatttattatctAATCTTGGCGCCATTTAAATAACATTGCCAGTCTCAACTAAAATTTTGTGTTGCTCATTAACAGACCAACAAATACATCAACTATTCtaaaggaaattatttttttttctagtttctgtgTACTGCAATGCTCCTTTTAAACATTCAGAagctctttttaaattaataatgagTTAAGCTGTAACATgtagttttcattttaaacaatttttccaTATGATTAATACTGGGCAAGtaattttacataaaataatttgtatttccAGTGCTCAATTTCCTTATGTGTCATACTTTGTTGTAACACAAAAGTGAAATTTCGTATCTTGTGTTAAACTAGTCATTTTAAAGCGATTAATCAACCTGCTTAGAATGTATGAATTCCATGACAGAGCGCCCACTCTAGCTGGATGTCCACTCATGGAACGAAGTCTTTTTTGTTGAGCTGGATCCCAGAGCTGTAGAAAAGATTTTGCAGATTAAAATACAGCATTATGCCAAAGGTTAATCAAAAAGTATATTTTAGGTTGACATTGGAGGATAGTGTCAAGCATAATACCAGATAAGGAAAATATCAACATAAGAgtaatttactttaaaagaCAAATATTTCAACTTAATTAGTCCATAAAGggcattttaatttaaatttatttccatAGTAAGGTATACACATACACTTTAAGTATCAAAATTTCTATACATCAAGATAtccatactaaaaaaaaaaaagtttaaaatctgCTTCTAAAAAAAGACCTCTACTATCCCTGAGGACAATCCAACAGCTAAATGGCTTCCATCTTCTGTCCAGTTGACGCAACTGACATATTCATCTCCAGCATTTTCTAGTTGCAACAATAGCGTTATATCACCATGAGATGCATTCCAGAGATACACACTGTTGCCCAAGGCAACAGCTAGTATATTTTGAGCTGACCAATCAATCAGTCGTAAGTCTAaacagtaaaaagaaaaaaatgtaatattagctaatataaaataaaatatgtatgaaaaattaaaaacattaagtACTGGTACTAAATTACACACTAACTTCAATAAAGAACATACAATTTATCTACTGCCGGCATCTAATCTTtcaactcaggaccggacacaacacaatgagacaacatatgtactggaagctcaaaattggaaccagtgaaatcagtccatatgaagtgtcaccagagaatgatgaccatgtccttcaaactgttctctttaccaagaggtcTGTACAAGatactggccccaaaacaccccaataaaaagaaaactatatggagagctccctgatttggaaactacagcgcagttcatctcatatattggtctagtcatctgaacgctcagacataaaaatgagaacgaggaagaagaatatCGACTGCCAAACTATCAACACTCAAGGTTTTAATTATCAGGAGTTTAAAATCATTTAACAGATGTGTtaatagagattttttttttataatacttcttcttcttctagccagctttattgctgctgagctgtgagctcttttgcagactgcgccaaggaaaaaaaagtgtgctgttttcttcagttgttcagcactgctgtacagggtgttggttatgttgggctgtagtggaagtagggtctgcctaaggtggattagggaggggcattcaaagaggatatggtttatgaTTTCAAAgaggtgggcgcagtgtctgcaaagggggagatgtgtggagtttattttgttcaggtggtaatttaatagtggtgtgtgtcctgttcttagttggaaaattgtagattgttctttgcaggggaggaagttaatactgtccagtttgttaggcgtagtcatttctttgttcaTGGCTCTGCcagtgtttcctgatgcccattggttgaaccactcctctttgtgattgttgactaacattgaccttagggtgaggtagttaacaggtctatctggttgttccatagatgaacctgccttttatagcttatctgccttttcatttcccatgatgccaatgtgtgttttttataaaacaagattCACAAGTTAACTTTCTAGAACATATGAGACCTAAATCTTATCAAGCTAAGCAAAAGcataaaagaaacaacaaacaaacaaaaattcttaCAGTAGTCATCCAGAATTTCTGGAGCATCTAAGATTCTGTCTGGTTGTTGTGGTATATGTCTAGTTGTCTTTTTGGCACTGACTCCTGCCTTACCCGTACTGTACAGAACTCGAAGATTGTTCTGATAGCCTACACAAAATGAAAGTTGAAAATTTTAGAATGTAACATTTTTGACAAATTAAGATGGTTAAAGAACATTTTGACTCATGATAAGTTATTAGCTAGTAAAAGCTAATACATTTCAAGTACAGATTAATAATAGTAGTCCCTAACAATCCAATTTATATACatcaatttaatatttatattttttttagaatgaagCCATTTCAAtactttatatatttacatataataaAAGAACACTTACAAACACCTCATGAGTAACAACCTACGTTAACCACtcttcaatttttatttatcaacCTAAACAATAAGTTTGCTAACAAATTCAAATACTGCATGAGTACCTTCAGGGGCTTGTGGAGGTTTCATATTGCAAGAAATGATCTTCTTATCAAGTGCATCACCATTTAAATTCTCATTCATAAGTTTTTTGTATTCTTGTTGTGAAGGACTCAACATAGACCAGTCTTCTGAGCTGATTGTATTTTGAGTACAGAGCTAGACAAATAgagaatacattttttgttgtacttcaaaaaaaaatgttttcgtataatttaataaataaattgtcaCATATAGATAATTATCACTAATTAGATAGAAATGTGTAACACacgttattttattattgtgactttttcttttaagaattAGTATCCAGCAaagaatatttcaatatttttttaatgtaggtttctaaagagtatatacaagcaCCTTGTAATGAGCAGCATCAAACTCAGTAGTGCTTCTGTTAGGAATAAATCTGTCTCCGGCAGATGGAGTTTTAGCAAGATTACTAGGAGTTTTCCTTCgtcctatataaaaaaaattcttgctaAGGAAAACTTGTGTATAGTATTCATAAAtcttattgtaaaataaaaaatttaaagcactaccatattttaaaaagtacctCATAGCTTTCCTGTAATTTACATGAGAAGAATGtacacattaaacaaaatattttttaaatggtaaaAAAACATAGCATTTTTACAATGAAAACAAGTTAATCTTTTCGCTTAGTTTATGTCAAGATATACATTTAAAGGTTAAAAACTTAACACATCAAAAAGTTCATTTACATCTAGAAGCTATAATTGCAACTTTAATTCATTTAATAGTAAGAATAGTAACATAAAAACATTTCtctaattgtttaattctttGAATTATACCAACCTCCAGAGCCTGgagttttattttttggtgTCTTGGATAGAGTTCCACTGGATTGGGACCTGTTTAGACTTTTGTTTGGTGTTTTCACAGATGAGCTGTTGCTGGAAGAGCTGTTAAGAAATGAATTGGAAACTTGTGACTGCTCACGTCTCTGCCACCTCATCAGAGGGCCCCGCGTTAATGGTAAATCCATTCTCAAGGCACTGTTCACTTCATTTTCCAAATCAAAATAAGCCATGGATCTTTGTCAAATTTTCATCAGTaaccttaaaacaaaaaaagatgtaaTTTTCATATTCAATAATACAACATTCAACATGCTAGAAGCTTATCTCTTAATTAATTGAAGGTGTTATATGATTATCAACATTGCTTTGGTCagttaaaatacatatttttcaatttactctttgttgttgttcttttttctcaTACTTGTACTGGCATTCttctttttaatatatttaaatacttcCTTTACTTTCTTCATATGCAACACCAACTTTTCCCCCTAATTTTTACATACAAGATGAAACTGGATGGAGGACAGGCACCATCCAGTATATACCAATTGTATGAAGACTCAGACTTCACTGTTCAGgtcttgaaagaatgtcaaaaAGAACGGAGGGCAAAAACTGTTTAGTGGCAAAAACGAAAAGGTAGATGACCCAATAGCAGACCACAAATTCGATTAATTGATGATGTAGATGCGGTGACATCTACAACAACTTGAGTTGGGGCATAGAGAAGAAAATCTCAAGAGAGATCTGAGTGGAAGGATGAGATGAAGCAGGCCAGAGACCTTCATGGGTTGTagcacaatggacctcattcaccaatcgtaaattaacacatttagccacgtcataaatTGATAAAACAGTGAAAAAtatgtatcacgtgacagccactatggataacataatttgtatagaagagatagagaatcacgtggctaaatgttgtttgtttacgactggtgaatgaggtccattgggaCTCATGGATAGGGAATAGACTAGTATCAAATACCATCTGAGTATTTAGACCTTTTTTTATGTGcaacatgtttcagatgtatCTTTAGAATACAGAAGATCGCCTCTAGACAGGATGGTAAGGGATGgaagcagggtttgaacctgggaccatcaaggcaacagtctagagcacatctAACGTCTCAAGTCTACTAAAATGTTAATCATCTGATTAGAAGCCAAACACTTAACTTAATTCAAAACAACTCTAGTCTAGTGTGTATCTTGTCTAATGCCCCCTACCatttatcaataattaaatctagataatTAGGTCTAGcttttatatataatagatttagTCCTAGATGTTCATATTgattaaatctagatgtagatctaacagTCTAGAAATATCTAATGTAGTGTATATTTAAAGGAAGTAGCTCAACAAAGGAAGGTAAGATGaaggatgtttatttacagtagTTGTGATGTTAAAAGATAGAGGACAGAACAAACATAAACAGCAGTCTTGGTTTTTAGTTCTTCCTGCCTACACATTTTACTGGTGCAGCCACTGCTGCGTTATCGCCACTACGCCACAGATCTGTATTGGTCTATAATTATCTCCGGACTCAGAAATGACCTTCCACCATTACACACACCTTCTCGTCCTAAAACACCAAAGAGCATCACTACAAGGTTCTTCTGTTCCTAACCTTTCTGCTAGATTGTCCACCGGCTAAGAATGATCCCTTTGTTGCTGTCGCTTCCCATCTACTTTTCTTTTACTCCATACCGGCATACTGAGTGgaagatgtttttgtttgtctttaaTTTGAGTGGAAGTTAGGTCTTTCCAAAGTAGTGGTGTTTTTCAGAGGAGGTCTTCTACACATACTTGAATAGCGACGTGCCTTGAACCAGTTATAAATGGTGCAAATCATTAACGCAGGTGTAAAGTTATAATAGCATATATTGATTGATCCAACAAAGCGCTACTTGCACAACAttctttaaaatgtatgtcTCCCTATCTACTGAACTTACTTATTTTTTAGCCCTAGCTCTAATGTCCTCTGACTTCGACACTACATTGAATCTAGAGCTATAGACCTTCAATGCCTTCAACTTGTT
The DNA window shown above is from Biomphalaria glabrata chromosome 5, xgBioGlab47.1, whole genome shotgun sequence and carries:
- the LOC106058586 gene encoding cell division cycle protein 20 homolog encodes the protein MAYFDLENEVNSALRMDLPLTRGPLMRWQRREQSQVSNSFLNSSSSNSSSVKTPNKSLNRSQSSGTLSKTPKNKTPGSGGRRKTPSNLAKTPSAGDRFIPNRSTTEFDAAHYKLCTQNTISSEDWSMLSPSQQEYKKLMNENLNGDALDKKIISCNMKPPQAPEGYQNNLRVLYSTGKAGVSAKKTTRHIPQQPDRILDAPEILDDYYLRLIDWSAQNILAVALGNSVYLWNASHGDITLLLQLENAGDEYVSCVNWTEDGSHLAVGLSSGIVELWDPAQQKRLRSMSGHPARVGALSWNSYILSSGCRTGGIHHHDVRVAQHHVGTLLGHTQEVCGLEWSPNGKYLASGGNDNLINIWQAGSGSLLTAGETLHTFNQHQAAVKALAWCPWQNNVLASGGGTADRHIRFWNCNNGVSLGAVDTNSQVCALLWSPEYKEIISGHGYTQNQLTIWKYPTMTKVSELTGHTARVLHMCLSPDGTTVVSAGADETLRLWKCFDIDETAKKTKSKAMKSETSSSLMVHLR